One Planctomycetota bacterium DNA window includes the following coding sequences:
- a CDS encoding PEP-CTERM sorting domain-containing protein — protein sequence MRGFKHLGAGFVVSVVSIALTLAAADAGIIYRVSQVTPTGAITIPATATFAVTLESDSGNQQVTGVDFTVNLSDTAKMGGVITSGSNFLFPGGANGFFASDFPPAGSGLTADYTSFSFTPVTMTTTPTTIATFTLDTSGVDVVPGTYTISLSGLEVADASLQQVLPTTQVPTTYTLQAVPEPSTIAMAGLAVGGGMAVGWKSARRREKSSTGTA from the coding sequence ATGCGTGGTTTCAAGCATCTTGGCGCGGGGTTCGTGGTGTCGGTGGTCAGCATCGCGCTGACACTGGCGGCAGCCGACGCCGGCATCATCTACCGGGTCTCACAGGTGACCCCGACCGGCGCGATCACGATTCCCGCAACGGCGACATTTGCCGTCACGCTGGAGTCGGATTCCGGGAACCAACAAGTCACTGGCGTCGATTTCACGGTCAACCTCAGCGATACGGCGAAGATGGGTGGCGTGATCACCAGCGGGAGTAATTTCCTCTTTCCGGGCGGCGCCAACGGATTCTTCGCCTCCGATTTCCCTCCGGCGGGATCGGGTCTGACGGCCGACTACACGTCATTCAGCTTCACGCCAGTGACCATGACAACCACCCCGACCACGATTGCCACATTCACGCTCGACACGTCGGGTGTAGACGTCGTCCCCGGAACGTACACGATCTCCCTCAGTGGCCTGGAGGTGGCCGACGCATCCTTACAACAAGTGCTGCCGACCACCCAGGTCCCGACGACATACACGCTGCAGGCTGTCCCCGAGCCGAGCACGATCGCGATGGCGGGGCTGGCGGTCGGTGGCGGAATGGCCGTCGGGTGGAAGAGCGCGCGGCGGCGGGAGAAATCGTCCACTGGCACCGCGTGA